In one Brevibacillus composti genomic region, the following are encoded:
- a CDS encoding alpha/beta fold hydrolase: protein MLPLWKVNGTSLYYEVCGQGTSLVFIHSLGLTHEMFEIQKNYFKQSYQTVFLDLRGNGQSGNLKVPVGRVIETQCEDLSLLLGYLGIKKAVIVGVSYGGIIAQKFSNLYPNQVSAIVISDCLSINVRTTMLGKFVSMIDLISSLSYYLPGEFFLRSMKITYYKWDLAYRAIRKGMLQKRSGEWYKQRLAVRGIDFTPFLPQIKVPALCIAGDHSYPVIRQMNETAGLLSNARLQVIEDSCNPSNLCQPQRFNEIVQCFLEDNHLNKGANNYMQGY from the coding sequence ATGTTGCCACTTTGGAAAGTGAATGGAACTTCGCTATATTATGAAGTTTGTGGTCAAGGAACATCCCTCGTCTTTATTCATAGTCTTGGACTAACACATGAAATGTTTGAAATTCAAAAAAATTATTTTAAACAATCGTATCAAACTGTGTTCCTTGATCTGAGAGGAAACGGACAGTCTGGAAATTTGAAAGTTCCGGTTGGAAGAGTTATAGAAACCCAGTGTGAGGATCTAAGTCTCCTCCTGGGGTATTTGGGAATTAAAAAAGCTGTAATTGTTGGCGTTTCCTATGGTGGAATCATTGCTCAGAAATTCTCGAATTTGTATCCAAACCAAGTAAGCGCAATCGTGATTTCAGACTGCTTGAGTATAAATGTCAGGACAACTATGCTTGGCAAATTCGTCTCCATGATCGATCTCATCAGTTCGCTCTCGTATTATTTGCCAGGTGAATTCTTTTTACGCTCGATGAAGATCACTTATTATAAGTGGGACTTGGCTTATCGTGCAATTCGAAAAGGAATGCTGCAAAAAAGATCTGGAGAATGGTATAAACAGCGTCTGGCGGTCAGGGGGATTGATTTCACCCCGTTCTTGCCGCAAATTAAAGTGCCCGCGCTTTGTATTGCGGGGGACCATTCCTATCCAGTTATCAGGCAAATGAATGAAACTGCAGGGCTGTTGTCCAATGCTCGTTTACAAGTCATTGAGGATTCCTGTAACCCAAGCAACTTGTGCCAACCACAACGATTTAATGAGATTGTCCAATGCTTTTTAGAGGATAATCATTTGAACAAAGGTGCTAACAATTATATGCAAGGGTATTAA
- a CDS encoding sigma factor-like helix-turn-helix DNA-binding protein, which yields MKKMNLRNMYPFFKTDVWVDVDEEVAHEIRRFDLEESAYRLRTYRHRAYFSLDRNDGIEQHVLFLSISPEEYYERKLSRQQLYEAMCQLPVKSARRIYAHYFLGMSKVAIARAEHVDERAVRKSIQRGLKQMEYLLKNM from the coding sequence ATGAAAAAGATGAATTTGCGGAATATGTATCCTTTTTTTAAGACGGATGTATGGGTCGATGTAGATGAAGAAGTTGCCCATGAAATCCGCCGCTTCGACTTGGAAGAAAGCGCCTACAGGCTGCGAACGTATCGCCATCGGGCCTATTTTTCGCTTGATCGCAATGACGGGATTGAGCAGCATGTTTTATTTCTTTCGATTTCACCGGAGGAGTATTACGAGCGCAAACTTTCACGGCAGCAACTTTATGAAGCTATGTGCCAATTGCCGGTGAAATCCGCCAGACGGATCTATGCCCATTATTTCTTGGGCATGAGCAAAGTCGCTATTGCCAGAGCCGAGCATGTCGATGAGCGGGCGGTTCGTAAATCTATCCAAAGAGGCTTGAAACAAATGGAATACTTGCTCAAAAACATGTAA
- a CDS encoding DUF6075 family protein translates to MHSIRFRDEEHERFYVQMLDERKCNDGYHRALFYTLGISRETRSYIRDLYDFSNSGIKPEGLSAPWQTGSSIRVCRLAFNLWNGWTEAGGERYSTPHELFDCSYAPYFFEAIRLRYPEYCRSHERTINRLAEQIR, encoded by the coding sequence ATGCATTCGATTCGATTTCGAGATGAGGAACACGAGAGATTTTATGTTCAGATGCTGGATGAAAGGAAATGCAACGACGGGTACCATCGGGCACTTTTCTATACATTGGGCATTTCCCGGGAAACCAGAAGTTATATCCGCGATTTGTATGATTTTTCCAATAGCGGCATTAAGCCCGAAGGTCTTTCGGCCCCTTGGCAAACCGGCAGTTCCATTCGAGTGTGTCGGCTCGCCTTTAATTTATGGAACGGCTGGACCGAAGCAGGCGGCGAACGTTACTCCACTCCCCACGAATTATTCGATTGCAGCTATGCCCCCTACTTTTTTGAAGCGATTCGTCTTCGTTATCCCGAATATTGCCGAAGTCACGAGAGAACGATCAATCGGCTGGCCGAACAAATTCGCTGA
- a CDS encoding C40 family peptidase — protein MKEIKTRSVVKDIKRLDRFPNVLHRVRRSSDRAKRQVENDKTTSSSPVEYAQRHSAAATKKTIRAQMGMSLRINKRLIRHILKRRPLPDGDSVTSQSPIDVNAESSIARTPRLARSIRLRKPVNGKYVLSSGSHSGKQRFIRSRVNARLLHCSRTGSFPERMQKRDIGHPKPAGKKETFSGAVSRSANGRVKPLTRVPSAISKQSGYTIKRKVRNFKTLSPFIKNGHRLEHVNNHSDAQTEGKMNAVKEAQRAAQMAMSAHRSIQTARAIARLNRLIIKMVVRATALLVNGLTALLGISGSVIVVLCIVMVSAAVISSPFGIFVSVENTDADVKPLTRIVQEIDDEFAARLAELQRSAGNVDRVEFHYPGSADNTRIDNWMDIIAVFAVKTVTDAENGMDVATLDATRIGIIRSVFWDMNSLESRVETVEHKETVTVEHEDGSTSEETITRYERILHITVTSHTAEQQADIYRFTNEQIELMKEMLSEEFRPLMFAILGKDADIGLTPEQLDLVQQQLPEGELGSEAVKLALTRLGDPYSQPKAGQDHFTDCSYLVQWVYRQLGISLPRTAAEQARFCVENGLTVSAADLVPGDLVFWSYERNGRFMDITHVGIYAGDGKVVDASSTRGQVVYRGLFDSEKQVFFGRPVSGERC, from the coding sequence ATGAAGGAAATTAAAACGAGGAGTGTTGTTAAAGACATCAAACGTCTGGACAGATTCCCAAACGTGTTGCATCGTGTAAGGCGTTCAAGCGATCGTGCCAAGCGGCAAGTTGAGAATGACAAGACGACTTCCTCGTCTCCAGTTGAATATGCGCAGCGCCATTCCGCAGCGGCTACGAAAAAAACGATTCGTGCCCAAATGGGGATGAGTCTGCGTATCAACAAGAGATTGATCCGGCACATTCTAAAAAGGCGGCCGTTGCCAGATGGTGATTCTGTCACAAGTCAGAGCCCGATTGATGTTAATGCGGAGTCTTCGATTGCGCGTACACCGCGACTTGCCCGTAGCATACGTCTCCGTAAGCCGGTTAATGGAAAATACGTCTTGTCTTCTGGCTCGCATTCAGGAAAACAACGTTTTATACGGAGCCGGGTCAATGCCCGGCTTCTGCATTGTTCTCGAACAGGCAGCTTTCCTGAACGGATGCAAAAACGGGATATCGGACATCCAAAACCGGCCGGGAAGAAGGAAACATTCTCCGGCGCGGTATCTCGTTCAGCAAATGGACGCGTGAAACCGTTAACCCGAGTCCCCTCTGCTATATCAAAACAATCAGGTTATACGATCAAACGGAAAGTACGAAATTTTAAGACATTATCGCCATTTATAAAAAATGGGCATCGGCTAGAGCACGTTAACAATCATTCGGATGCCCAAACTGAAGGGAAAATGAATGCCGTCAAGGAAGCACAGCGGGCTGCGCAGATGGCGATGTCTGCCCACCGATCCATTCAAACCGCGCGAGCCATCGCGAGATTGAATCGCCTTATCATTAAAATGGTTGTAAGAGCCACCGCCTTGCTTGTCAATGGATTGACGGCGCTTTTGGGGATCAGCGGTTCGGTAATTGTAGTTTTGTGCATTGTCATGGTGAGCGCGGCGGTTATTTCCTCTCCTTTCGGTATCTTTGTGTCAGTTGAAAATACGGATGCCGATGTAAAGCCGCTTACCCGAATCGTTCAGGAAATAGACGATGAATTTGCCGCCCGGCTGGCAGAATTACAGCGATCCGCTGGAAATGTAGACCGGGTGGAATTTCATTATCCCGGCAGCGCGGACAACACTCGAATTGATAACTGGATGGACATTATCGCCGTCTTTGCCGTGAAGACCGTCACGGATGCGGAAAACGGAATGGATGTGGCCACGCTTGATGCAACAAGAATCGGTATCATCCGATCGGTGTTTTGGGATATGAATTCGCTGGAATCTCGTGTTGAAACGGTAGAACATAAGGAAACGGTTACGGTAGAACATGAGGACGGGAGCACCAGCGAAGAGACGATTACCCGATATGAGCGCATTTTGCATATTACCGTCACTAGCCATACTGCGGAGCAACAGGCAGATATATACCGCTTTACAAATGAACAGATAGAATTAATGAAGGAAATGCTGTCCGAGGAGTTCCGCCCGCTTATGTTTGCGATACTTGGAAAAGATGCGGATATTGGCTTGACGCCGGAGCAGCTTGATTTGGTTCAACAGCAATTGCCCGAAGGGGAACTGGGCAGTGAAGCCGTCAAGTTGGCGCTGACTCGTCTAGGCGATCCGTACAGCCAACCAAAGGCCGGTCAGGACCACTTTACGGATTGCAGCTATCTCGTCCAATGGGTTTATCGTCAACTGGGTATCAGCTTGCCGCGAACCGCTGCGGAGCAGGCCAGATTTTGCGTGGAGAATGGTCTGACAGTAAGCGCGGCCGACTTGGTTCCAGGTGACCTTGTATTTTGGAGCTACGAGCGTAATGGCAGATTCATGGATATTACGCATGTCGGCATTTATGCGGGAGACGGCAAAGTAGTGGACGCTTCCTCCACTCGGGGACAAGTGGTTTATCGCGGGCTGTTCGATTCGGAAAAGCAGGTGTTTTTTGGCAGGCCCGTATCTGGCGAGCGATGTTAG
- a CDS encoding ATP-dependent nuclease: protein MYLKYLLIKNFRAIKELKLEFNKGLNILVGENNAGKSAIIDALRICLSYGKQARDIYVRKSDFYIDRSNPDFLLPDIEFHLNFKVEKDEETGWFNDLHALNDNGQSELQIHYRYYIDRQKNIEKIKYRVWGGHNEGQQIEPDVWDLLLHVYLGALRDAEQYLRPSRGNRIGQLYMNLNEDRNKNRIDEDKRKELARKVTDALKNNQEWTDLINTGKEKVNEHLKQTTFHGKGQEVEIDFLPYEFRGIVDNLRMQIPVFNQENLQTDSSKQEYFELYQNGLGYNNLIYTATVLGDLKNRQQVEPETYIALLIEEPEAHLHPQLQNVFFKYLNELDKIGFQLFITSHSPTITAKADLNALTVLQNQKNNISALSIKNSDLKDENKAFLAKFLDVTKSQLFFANGVIFVEGISEALLLPVFAKLMDKDGKYDLDKNGIEIVNVNGVAFEHFGKLFNSTDEGKRLHARAAIITDSDPKSTGEISERAVKAAALEQGLLKVRLAKVTFEHDLFLEDKANRDLLLDIYQEMHQRTVIEKGSSDIQHAREFMKKLGTNKDKSELAYRLAVKLEAELFAYRHSEKELANKAHPNDANQGATKINFKVPEYIAQAIKWVVQDDADV from the coding sequence ATGTATTTAAAATATCTCCTTATCAAGAACTTCAGAGCTATAAAAGAGCTGAAGCTTGAATTTAATAAGGGGTTAAATATTCTTGTCGGGGAGAATAACGCTGGCAAATCCGCGATCATCGATGCTTTGAGAATATGTTTAAGTTACGGCAAACAAGCCCGTGACATTTACGTACGGAAAAGCGATTTTTACATCGATAGGTCGAACCCTGATTTTCTGCTTCCTGACATCGAGTTTCATTTGAATTTTAAAGTAGAGAAAGATGAAGAGACGGGCTGGTTTAACGATTTGCATGCACTCAACGATAATGGTCAGAGTGAGTTGCAAATACATTATCGATATTACATAGATCGACAAAAAAATATAGAAAAAATAAAGTACAGGGTTTGGGGCGGTCATAATGAAGGCCAGCAAATTGAACCCGATGTATGGGATCTGCTGTTGCATGTATATCTCGGGGCATTAAGAGATGCCGAACAGTATTTGAGACCCTCCAGAGGAAATCGTATCGGACAACTTTACATGAATCTGAACGAGGACAGAAACAAAAATCGAATTGATGAAGATAAGCGAAAGGAACTGGCCAGAAAAGTAACGGATGCTTTGAAAAATAATCAAGAATGGACAGATTTAATTAACACAGGTAAAGAAAAAGTCAACGAACATTTAAAGCAAACAACCTTTCATGGAAAAGGACAAGAAGTTGAGATCGACTTTCTTCCTTACGAGTTTAGAGGCATAGTCGATAACCTTCGCATGCAAATTCCTGTTTTCAACCAAGAGAATCTGCAAACCGATTCTTCAAAGCAAGAGTATTTTGAACTCTATCAGAACGGACTAGGGTATAATAACCTGATATATACTGCAACTGTTCTCGGCGATTTAAAGAATAGACAGCAAGTCGAACCTGAGACCTATATTGCCTTGTTAATCGAAGAACCGGAAGCTCATCTGCACCCACAGTTGCAAAACGTATTCTTCAAATATCTGAATGAATTGGACAAGATCGGATTCCAGCTTTTTATTACATCGCATTCTCCGACTATTACTGCCAAAGCCGATTTAAATGCACTTACCGTTCTGCAAAATCAAAAAAACAATATTTCGGCGTTGTCTATTAAAAACTCTGACTTAAAAGATGAGAACAAAGCGTTTTTAGCCAAGTTTCTGGATGTAACGAAATCGCAATTATTTTTCGCAAATGGAGTCATCTTTGTCGAGGGCATTTCCGAAGCATTGCTTCTCCCTGTTTTTGCAAAGTTAATGGATAAAGACGGAAAGTATGATCTGGATAAAAACGGGATTGAAATTGTGAACGTGAACGGCGTGGCCTTTGAGCATTTTGGAAAGTTGTTTAACTCTACGGATGAAGGAAAAAGACTGCATGCAAGAGCAGCTATTATAACGGATAGTGATCCTAAATCAACTGGAGAAATTTCAGAGAGGGCTGTAAAAGCTGCGGCTTTGGAGCAAGGGCTTTTAAAAGTGCGGTTAGCAAAAGTCACCTTTGAACATGATCTGTTTCTAGAGGACAAAGCGAACAGGGATTTGTTGCTGGATATCTATCAGGAGATGCATCAGCGTACTGTTATTGAAAAAGGTAGTTCCGATATTCAGCATGCTCGCGAATTTATGAAAAAGCTTGGGACCAACAAGGATAAGTCGGAATTGGCTTATCGACTGGCAGTGAAACTTGAAGCCGAACTGTTTGCCTATCGTCACTCCGAAAAGGAATTGGCTAATAAAGCACACCCAAACGATGCAAATCAAGGGGCAACCAAAATTAACTTTAAAGTCCCTGAGTACATCGCACAAGCAATCAAATGGGTTGTTCAGGATGATGCCGATGTTTAG
- a CDS encoding ATP-dependent helicase, with amino-acid sequence MFSSLSSEQREIVFEKIGRSVVRACPGSGKTYSLAARLAYRISKWDRKCQGIAAISFTNVAWKEIEKQLNEKFEIRIPVQYPHFLGTIDSFVNKFIFLPYGHLIMGCSRRPILVGEPHGTWAGGKYERDYNRYFDAVSFNAEDIAIRTKSPTQYHFKWFNKDGSESGHVKHLKDMKYAFWKQGFATQSDANYISTKILESYPAVAKSIVQRFPELMIDEAQDTSDVQMKIIDCLLNHGLEHILMIGDPDQAIYEWNDAKPELFIEKYALWKENSVVLNENRRSSRNICNFTYRLSSLDSPSVAVNENVKECQLQPTIVTYNADNLQHTIDDFLRLCIQHQIDINREKIAVLYRSKGFYNQIIGIDGAIKQEDPWLPGKMFTREFAKGKYLYDRKHFKDGYKMIERAIHKALSGNNYCSENDIADRISEEGFLKYRKRILDILQLLPKTNADLMSWINQANQNFKINGIKIKLEVDSSFGGLTFEQLFETAELYAEHLEYRLGTVHTAKGETFDAVLLFLKKKAGQKSYYSTYIKNNTSITICEELRIVYVGITRPRKLLVLAVPDETDKKAWEKKLIGIDQGESSL; translated from the coding sequence ATGTTTAGTTCTCTGTCCTCAGAGCAACGCGAGATTGTATTTGAAAAAATCGGAAGATCTGTCGTCAGAGCATGTCCCGGCAGTGGGAAAACATACTCGCTTGCCGCGAGATTGGCCTATAGAATAAGTAAGTGGGATCGAAAATGCCAAGGTATTGCTGCTATTTCCTTTACGAATGTGGCATGGAAGGAGATTGAAAAACAACTTAATGAAAAGTTTGAGATTAGAATACCCGTTCAATATCCTCACTTTTTAGGCACAATCGACAGCTTCGTTAATAAATTCATTTTTTTGCCTTATGGCCATCTCATTATGGGGTGCAGTAGGCGTCCCATCCTTGTTGGTGAACCACATGGCACTTGGGCGGGTGGAAAATATGAGAGAGATTATAACCGATACTTTGATGCAGTAAGTTTCAATGCTGAGGATATTGCGATACGTACCAAGAGCCCGACACAATACCATTTTAAATGGTTCAATAAAGATGGCTCCGAAAGTGGTCATGTCAAGCACCTGAAAGACATGAAGTACGCTTTCTGGAAACAGGGATTTGCTACACAATCAGATGCCAACTACATTTCAACTAAAATATTGGAGAGTTATCCTGCAGTGGCCAAATCAATTGTGCAGAGATTCCCCGAACTTATGATTGACGAAGCACAGGATACATCGGATGTTCAAATGAAAATCATCGACTGTCTCCTGAATCACGGGCTTGAGCACATTTTGATGATTGGAGATCCGGATCAGGCAATATATGAATGGAATGACGCCAAACCGGAATTATTTATAGAAAAGTATGCTCTTTGGAAAGAAAACTCAGTCGTTTTAAACGAAAATAGAAGAAGTTCCCGTAATATCTGCAATTTTACTTATCGGTTGTCTTCTTTAGATAGTCCATCAGTAGCAGTAAACGAAAATGTGAAAGAATGCCAACTACAGCCAACTATTGTTACCTATAATGCGGACAATTTACAGCATACAATCGATGATTTTCTTCGCTTATGCATTCAGCACCAAATCGATATAAACCGTGAAAAAATTGCTGTATTGTACAGAAGTAAGGGCTTTTACAATCAGATCATAGGTATCGACGGTGCAATAAAGCAGGAAGACCCTTGGCTCCCCGGAAAAATGTTCACAAGAGAGTTCGCCAAAGGCAAATATTTATACGACCGTAAACATTTTAAAGACGGTTATAAAATGATTGAGCGTGCAATACATAAAGCATTGTCAGGCAACAATTACTGTTCAGAAAATGATATTGCTGATAGGATATCAGAGGAAGGTTTTTTGAAATATCGAAAACGTATTCTAGATATCCTTCAGTTACTGCCAAAGACGAACGCCGATCTTATGAGTTGGATTAATCAAGCAAATCAGAATTTCAAAATAAATGGGATCAAAATAAAACTGGAGGTTGATTCTAGTTTTGGAGGTCTGACGTTCGAACAATTGTTTGAAACTGCCGAATTATATGCAGAACATCTTGAGTACAGATTGGGAACGGTGCATACCGCGAAAGGCGAGACTTTTGATGCTGTGCTACTTTTTTTGAAAAAGAAAGCTGGCCAAAAAAGTTATTACAGTACGTATATAAAAAATAACACTAGTATAACAATTTGTGAAGAGTTAAGAATCGTATATGTAGGCATTACTAGGCCGCGAAAACTGCTTGTACTTGCTGTTCCTGATGAAACTGACAAGAAAGCATGGGAAAAGAAACTAATCGGAATAGATCAGGGAGAGAGTTCATTATGA
- a CDS encoding site-specific DNA-methyltransferase, producing the protein MDNRKERYVLTWAGKSEAIQNIQVPSVGTLLPVPEQSIHFDTSENAIIEGDNLEVLKLLQKSYYGKIKMIYIDPPYNTGNEFIYPDNFREGLEEYLRFSGQTDENGIRLSTNAETNGRYHSNWLNMMYPRLFLARNLLKEDGIICISIDDHEIKNLRALLDEIFGEENHVITTVWHRRQNADNRNLTNASTDHEYIVVYQKTQKGTLRGKDIDISKYQNPDNDPRGPWASIDLTGLATKEQRPNLHFDIIDPETGIAYPPNPARGWSKSKETIDQMIQNNEILFPKNPNGRPRQKKFLRDLQSSTTGFSSILKDVGFTTDGTREVTELLGERIFAYPKPTELIKTFIDQCTGENDIVLDFFAGSGTTAQAVLELNRQDGGNRKFILVQLPEPIDRQDYPTIVEITKERVRRVIAKINQEEENELDLADVHTQDRGFKVFKLSSSNFKIWDGSFENIPNAQVLVEQLTLFADNVQPGRSKLDMLYEILLKSGFQLSERIAPVLALGETVYSVADGSLLVCLAETLTEELVRGMIELEPDSVICLDSAFHGNDPLKTNAVLEMKSHDIEFRTV; encoded by the coding sequence GTGGATAACCGCAAAGAACGCTACGTACTGACCTGGGCCGGGAAAAGTGAGGCGATACAAAACATACAAGTTCCTAGTGTCGGGACCCTCCTTCCGGTTCCGGAACAATCCATCCACTTTGATACATCCGAAAATGCCATTATTGAAGGAGATAATTTGGAAGTATTGAAGCTGCTGCAAAAAAGCTATTATGGCAAGATTAAAATGATTTATATCGACCCGCCTTACAATACGGGCAATGAATTCATTTATCCGGATAACTTCAGAGAGGGTTTGGAAGAATACTTGCGTTTCTCGGGACAGACTGATGAAAATGGCATCCGGTTGAGCACAAATGCGGAAACAAATGGCCGCTATCACTCCAACTGGCTGAACATGATGTACCCACGTTTGTTTCTGGCGAGAAACTTGCTCAAAGAAGATGGAATTATATGCATTTCCATTGACGATCATGAGATCAAAAACCTAAGAGCGTTACTTGATGAAATTTTCGGGGAAGAAAATCACGTTATCACTACTGTTTGGCACAGGCGACAAAATGCGGACAATAGAAACCTGACAAATGCATCAACGGATCATGAATATATTGTTGTGTATCAAAAAACTCAAAAAGGAACGCTCAGAGGAAAAGATATTGATATTTCGAAATATCAAAACCCCGATAATGATCCCAGGGGACCATGGGCAAGTATTGATTTAACAGGTTTAGCAACTAAAGAACAACGACCTAACTTACATTTCGATATCATTGATCCAGAGACGGGCATTGCTTATCCACCTAATCCAGCCAGAGGATGGTCAAAATCAAAAGAAACAATAGATCAAATGATCCAAAATAATGAAATACTTTTTCCAAAGAATCCAAATGGAAGGCCGCGGCAGAAGAAGTTTTTAAGAGATCTCCAAAGTAGCACTACGGGTTTTTCATCAATTTTAAAAGATGTTGGTTTTACTACTGACGGAACACGGGAAGTTACAGAGTTGCTTGGAGAAAGAATCTTTGCTTACCCAAAACCTACAGAACTAATAAAAACGTTTATTGATCAATGTACGGGAGAAAACGACATCGTCCTCGACTTCTTCGCAGGTTCCGGAACAACGGCTCAAGCCGTTCTGGAATTAAACCGTCAGGATGGAGGCAATCGCAAATTTATCCTTGTTCAGCTTCCCGAACCGATAGATCGGCAGGACTACCCTACAATCGTTGAAATCACCAAGGAACGTGTCCGCCGCGTGATTGCGAAAATCAATCAAGAAGAAGAAAACGAACTGGATCTTGCGGATGTTCATACCCAGGATCGCGGCTTTAAAGTATTCAAACTTTCTTCAAGCAACTTTAAAATTTGGGATGGTTCGTTCGAGAACATTCCGAATGCGCAAGTTTTGGTCGAACAGCTTACCCTTTTTGCTGATAATGTTCAACCTGGCCGTTCGAAGCTGGATATGCTGTATGAAATCCTGCTGAAATCAGGCTTTCAACTTTCGGAACGAATTGCTCCTGTCCTTGCCCTTGGCGAAACCGTTTATTCCGTTGCCGATGGAAGCCTTCTCGTCTGTCTTGCGGAGACTCTAACAGAAGAACTTGTCCGAGGCATGATCGAACTAGAGCCTGATTCAGTCATATGTCTTGACTCGGCATTTCATGGCAACGATCCTTTAAAAACGAATGCGGTGCTGGAGATGAAGTCTCATGACATCGAATTTCGGACCGTATAG
- a CDS encoding ISLre2 family transposase has translation MSKFTTEFPTMKELETLLFRTLQEQFAAGMAYILEALDEYLMHQRDHSRFRLKDQREVQIDTLFGTVRFKRRLYQDRVKGQHVYLLDRMLAFDGREKLSPFLEEIAIEFASQGPSYRDSAKRLEALLGYRVLSHEAIRDKLITRVEQASTIVSKATRRSVRVLFVEVDGLYTSLQRQRQRGMENRMAIVHEGWEQEGDRVRLRSKRHYLHTTKGEFWEGFGDFLVRHYDMDENTWIVVNGDGANWIGECESYFHRCIYTLDRFHVARELRRFLGQLPETWQTVRQALAAFEADILLATVESVPEEKILEEHRNEWRKYVAYLRRHRRHLIDYRKVLGEAGIDTTGMRPMGSAEAQMRVMAKRTKRGGYSWSVRGVQAMLRAIMARQEGSRLSGQAIAKKQVLQPNPMVRVKDLLREVKEQAKGYINGTIRLLHGPYQSSPTGLALKALRG, from the coding sequence GTGAGCAAGTTTACCACGGAATTTCCCACAATGAAAGAGCTTGAAACGTTGTTGTTTCGAACGTTGCAGGAACAGTTCGCTGCCGGTATGGCTTATATTTTGGAAGCGTTGGACGAGTATCTGATGCATCAACGGGATCATTCACGCTTTCGGCTGAAGGACCAACGAGAAGTCCAGATCGACACGCTCTTTGGTACGGTTCGATTCAAACGGCGATTGTATCAGGATCGCGTGAAGGGTCAACATGTGTATTTGTTGGATCGTATGCTGGCCTTTGACGGGCGGGAGAAGCTAAGCCCGTTTTTGGAAGAGATAGCGATCGAATTTGCTAGCCAAGGCCCCTCGTACCGGGACAGCGCAAAACGCTTGGAAGCGTTACTGGGGTATCGGGTACTGAGCCATGAGGCCATTCGGGACAAACTAATCACGCGGGTTGAACAAGCATCAACCATCGTGTCGAAAGCGACCCGAAGGTCGGTTCGCGTATTGTTTGTGGAAGTGGATGGACTTTACACCTCATTGCAGAGGCAACGCCAGCGGGGAATGGAAAATCGAATGGCGATTGTGCACGAAGGATGGGAACAAGAGGGGGACCGAGTGCGGCTTAGGTCGAAACGCCATTACCTGCATACGACGAAGGGAGAGTTCTGGGAAGGGTTTGGCGACTTTCTGGTTCGTCATTACGACATGGATGAAAACACATGGATCGTAGTCAATGGGGATGGGGCCAATTGGATTGGAGAATGCGAATCCTACTTTCACCGCTGTATTTACACACTGGATCGCTTTCATGTGGCGCGAGAATTGCGCCGATTCCTGGGTCAGTTGCCAGAGACGTGGCAGACGGTAAGGCAGGCGTTGGCGGCCTTTGAAGCGGATATCTTGCTGGCGACAGTAGAGTCCGTACCGGAGGAAAAGATTCTGGAAGAGCACCGGAACGAATGGCGGAAATACGTGGCCTATTTACGGCGGCATCGAAGGCATCTTATCGACTATCGAAAGGTTCTGGGTGAAGCTGGTATCGACACGACGGGCATGCGTCCAATGGGGAGTGCGGAAGCGCAAATGCGGGTGATGGCAAAAAGGACCAAACGAGGCGGCTACAGTTGGAGTGTACGGGGAGTACAAGCGATGTTGCGAGCCATTATGGCACGACAAGAGGGAAGTCGTTTGAGCGGCCAGGCGATAGCGAAGAAGCAAGTGTTACAGCCCAACCCAATGGTCCGAGTGAAGGACTTGCTACGGGAAGTGAAAGAGCAGGCAAAAGGCTATATAAACGGGACGATCCGCCTGTTGCACGGGCCATATCAAAGCAGCCCTACCGGGCTGGCCTTAAAAGCCCTTCGCGGATGA